The sequence below is a genomic window from Candidatus Peregrinibacteria bacterium.
GATAATGTCACCGATCTCGCGGGAGTGACGCCTGTAGTTTTCAATGCTGCGAACTTTAGAGCCGTTGATACGAACAAAACAGCGACAGGACTTGTGAATATTTATTATGCACTTCTTTCTGGAGCTCTCGATGCTCAGGACGATAGCAATAACAATGTAAGTGTTACTGTAACAGACGATGCGGGAAATCAGACGACGAGAGTTGGAACCGCGAACTATCGAATAGATACCAATGTTCCAGTTCTTGCTGAGATTACTCCAGTTGCTCAATCATCTTCAGACACGACACCAAGTTACACATTTTCTTCGAATGATGCTGGAACGATTACTTGGGGAGGAGGATGCAGAAGTCTGAGTAACATAGCTCTCGCTCAGGAGATGATCATAAATCTTGACAGTGATGGAGCAGGAGGAGAACTGAGCTCAGGTACGTACGATGCGTGCACGATTACCGTGACAGATAGTGTGGGAAATATTTCGACACCGTTAACCATTAGTGAATTCACGATAGATCTTGCTCCACCAGTTATTTCTGAAGTAACCGTTACTCCAGCTGCAAGTGGAGCTACTATGATCTGGACAACTAATGAGATGGCAAGCAGCTTTGCAAGATATTACTTTATCGAAGGACGAAAATGGACGACTGCTGAGGCAGACGTAAATCCAAAAAAAATTGATCATAGTCTCATCGTTGAAAATCTTCTCCCTTGTACGGTATATCAATATAAGTTATGGTCAAGGGACGCTGCAGGAAATTTAGGATCAAGTATTGCCTCCACCTTTACTACTCGAGGATGTCGCGGTGCTGCAACAATTGTAAGAGCACAGACCACGGAAGTCGTTTCCCGTGATACAGGTGGAAGCGCGAATCTGAACGGTGATGTAGTTCTTCAAATCCCTCCGGCATATGACGCTTCAGTAGTATGTGATGTTGATAATGGAGCTGTATTCCAATTGAAAGAGCTCGAAAAGAGTTCGGTTACTATGGATATTGGAACTCCTGAAAATGCGGATAATGCGATAAGCACCTTTGATTTTTCCGCGTATTGCAATTACAACGAGAAAGTTACCTCGTTTGAGGAACCAATTGATGTAACAGTTACGTATGAAGAAGGAGATATTTCAGGGCTTGATGAAAGTCTTCTTCGAATTTATCGATATAATGAAGTAACGTCGAGATGGGATCAATTACAAAACTGTGGTACTCCAGATACGGTAAATCATACTATTACATGCGAGACGACAAACCTTTCTACATTCGGTATCTTTGCTCCTGATGCTCCAGTAATAGCAGCTCCAGCCCCAGCTCCTCAAGTATCGAGTGGTGGAAGTGGTGGTGGAGGTGTGAGCAAGCTTTTACTCCAGCAAATAGAGAATGAGCTTGCAAAAAATAGAACATCAGATAATGAAAAAGGAGGAGATGAACTGAAAGCAGCAGCGCCCGAGGTGAAAGAAGAAATCTGCACCACGAAGCTGAAAGATATTGAAAAACACTGGAGCAAGGGATATGTGGAAACACTGGAATGTAAAGGTATTGTCAAAGGGAAAAAGAATGGAACATTTGCACCAGATACTCCAATAACGAGGTCGGAACTCACGAAAATAGCACTTCTCATGGGAGGATATAAGGCAAATGGAGATATTTTCCCACCATTTGACGATATCCCAAGTAGACATTGGGCGATCCCCTATATTTCCGAGGCGATGAGAAGAAAGATTGTCAAAGGCTACGAAGACGGTACATTCAGACCTGATGCGAATGTAACAAGAGCGGAAGCGGTAAAAATTCTTCTCGTAGCAGCACGAATTGATGTCATTTCCATTTCATCAAACTACTTCCGTGACGTGGGGAAAAACGATTGGTTCCGAACATTTGTGAACTTTGCGTATTTCCAAGGAATTATCAAAGGATATAGAGATGGGAAATTCCATCCAAATCAACCGATAACA
It includes:
- a CDS encoding S-layer homology domain-containing protein translates to DKVTLSGVTISEADLSAVSINVSALTGQSALAMGSESTVVMAGALDSPTQTFIITITDDAGNTSTTSSDAISVDNIAPIVSAACISVTGATGIGEAFKNSNTPQLSWDNNNDGQGGCADNVTDLAGVTPVVFNAANFRAVDTNKTATGLVNIYYALLSGALDAQDDSNNNVSVTVTDDAGNQTTRVGTANYRIDTNVPVLAEITPVAQSSSDTTPSYTFSSNDAGTITWGGGCRSLSNIALAQEMIINLDSDGAGGELSSGTYDACTITVTDSVGNISTPLTISEFTIDLAPPVISEVTVTPAASGATMIWTTNEMASSFARYYFIEGRKWTTAEADVNPKKIDHSLIVENLLPCTVYQYKLWSRDAAGNLGSSIASTFTTRGCRGAATIVRAQTTEVVSRDTGGSANLNGDVVLQIPPAYDASVVCDVDNGAVFQLKELEKSSVTMDIGTPENADNAISTFDFSAYCNYNEKVTSFEEPIDVTVTYEEGDISGLDESLLRIYRYNEVTSRWDQLQNCGTPDTVNHTITCETTNLSTFGIFAPDAPVIAAPAPAPQVSSGGSGGGGVSKLLLQQIENELAKNRTSDNEKGGDELKAAAPEVKEEICTTKLKDIEKHWSKGYVETLECKGIVKGKKNGTFAPDTPITRSELTKIALLMGGYKANGDIFPPFDDIPSRHWAIPYISEAMRRKIVKGYEDGTFRPDANVTRAEAVKILLVAARIDVISISSNYFRDVGKNDWFRTFVNFAYFQGIIKGYRDGKFHPNQPITRAEAAKITMLVMKLAEEQKKQ